One genomic segment of Aquipluma nitroreducens includes these proteins:
- a CDS encoding GreA/GreB family elongation factor, giving the protein MGNEIILTELDYLRLNSLIYRLLDERNQNIRELNFLNIEIRTAKKVAPKKIKPNVVTMGSSIEVTFVETGKTIELKLVYPHEANHEDGQISVLSSLGCALLGAKVGDSISYRTSEGTQTVKIGKVLFQPEANGIDLT; this is encoded by the coding sequence ATGGGAAACGAAATTATTTTGACGGAATTGGATTACTTGAGATTAAACTCATTAATCTATAGGTTACTTGATGAGAGGAATCAAAACATAAGGGAGTTGAATTTTCTGAATATCGAAATCAGAACGGCGAAAAAGGTTGCTCCCAAAAAGATTAAGCCTAATGTTGTAACAATGGGTTCGAGTATAGAAGTTACATTCGTGGAAACAGGTAAAACAATAGAATTGAAATTGGTTTACCCGCATGAAGCAAATCACGAAGATGGGCAAATTTCAGTGTTGTCTTCTTTGGGCTGTGCCTTGTTGGGCGCTAAAGTGGGAGATTCGATTTCATATAGAACATCAGAGGGAACTCAAACTGTGAAGATCGGAAAAGTTCTTTTCCAACCCGAAGCTAACGGGATTGATTTAACATAG
- the gdhA gene encoding NADP-specific glutamate dehydrogenase translates to MADILNVRVNEFMAKVIAKNPGESEFHQAVKEVVESLMPFIDENPKYNHAKILERMVEPERVMMFRVPWVDDNGEIQVNRGFRIQMNSAIGPYKGGLRFHPTVNLGILKFLAFEQVFKNSLTTLPMGGGKGGSDFDPKGKSDNEVMRFCQSFMTELQRFIGADTDVPAGDIGVGGREIGFLYGQYKRIRNEFTGVLTGKAIEWGGSLIRPEATGYGAVYFADQMLKTRGQDLNGKIATVSGSGNVSQYAVEKLIQMGSKVVTMSDSLGFVYDPAGFDEEKLAFVLELKNIRRGRIKEYADKYNVQYFEGQTPWNIKCDVAFPCATQNEINEDDANMLIKNGCYVVSEGANMPSTPEAVEVYLKAKILYGPGKAANAGGVSTSGLEMSQNSMRLPWSREEVDARLHQIMINIHETCVKYGTEKDGFINYVKGANIGGFIKVADAMMVQGVV, encoded by the coding sequence ATGGCAGACATTTTAAACGTAAGAGTTAACGAGTTTATGGCAAAAGTAATTGCCAAAAACCCTGGAGAATCAGAATTCCATCAGGCAGTAAAAGAAGTGGTCGAATCATTGATGCCTTTCATCGATGAAAACCCAAAATACAATCATGCAAAAATTCTGGAACGCATGGTAGAACCTGAACGGGTAATGATGTTCCGCGTTCCTTGGGTCGACGACAACGGCGAAATTCAGGTAAACAGAGGTTTCCGCATCCAAATGAACAGTGCAATTGGCCCGTATAAAGGCGGTCTGCGCTTTCATCCAACTGTAAATCTTGGTATCTTGAAATTTTTAGCGTTCGAGCAGGTATTTAAAAATAGCCTGACAACACTTCCAATGGGCGGTGGAAAAGGTGGATCTGATTTCGATCCGAAAGGAAAATCGGATAACGAAGTCATGCGTTTTTGCCAAAGTTTCATGACCGAACTTCAGCGCTTTATTGGCGCTGATACCGATGTTCCTGCCGGTGATATTGGTGTTGGTGGTCGCGAAATCGGCTTTCTGTATGGACAATATAAACGCATCAGGAACGAATTTACCGGCGTATTGACTGGTAAAGCGATTGAATGGGGTGGAAGCTTGATCCGTCCGGAAGCAACTGGCTATGGAGCTGTTTATTTTGCCGACCAAATGCTGAAAACCCGCGGACAGGACTTGAATGGTAAAATTGCAACAGTTTCGGGTTCTGGAAACGTGTCGCAATATGCCGTTGAAAAACTGATTCAGATGGGTTCAAAAGTGGTTACCATGTCCGATTCATTAGGATTTGTGTATGATCCTGCCGGGTTCGATGAAGAAAAGCTGGCTTTTGTCTTGGAATTGAAAAATATCCGCCGTGGACGTATCAAGGAATATGCTGACAAATACAATGTGCAGTATTTCGAAGGTCAGACTCCATGGAATATTAAGTGCGATGTAGCTTTCCCTTGTGCAACACAGAACGAAATTAACGAAGACGATGCCAATATGCTGATAAAGAATGGCTGTTATGTTGTTTCGGAAGGCGCTAACATGCCATCGACCCCCGAAGCTGTTGAAGTATATCTTAAAGCAAAGATCCTTTATGGACCGGGCAAAGCAGCCAATGCAGGTGGTGTATCCACATCTGGGCTTGAAATGTCGCAAAACTCGATGCGTTTACCTTGGTCGCGCGAAGAAGTTGACGCACGTTTGCACCAGATCATGATCAACATTCACGAAACCTGTGTAAAATACGGAACCGAAAAAGATGGGTTTATCAACTACGTAAAAGGAGCCAATATTGGCGGATTTATCAAAGTTGCTGATGCCATGATGGTTCAGGGAGTTGTATAA
- a CDS encoding LuxR C-terminal-related transcriptional regulator: MIDIAIFDEHRLVLEGVSGLLSGISDFRVVLSCDNREVLVEKLKSIQIHVLILNMHDISVRNLNLIVQLNISSPKLKILIVSVIDNEEIVLKTIKAGAKGFLGKDADRNSLMEAIYTLRNGHDYYSKSITHLLLNRYISGLKADELSQSADLANLSSRQVEILKLWGESQTNQEIADRFFISVRTVESHKNHIMQKLNLKSTVDLVKFAIKNNIIEI; this comes from the coding sequence ATGATTGACATTGCCATCTTTGATGAACATAGACTGGTGCTGGAAGGTGTCTCTGGTCTCTTATCCGGAATTAGCGACTTTCGGGTTGTTCTTTCCTGCGATAATCGCGAGGTGCTGGTCGAAAAATTGAAATCAATACAAATTCATGTATTGATACTGAATATGCACGACATTTCGGTCCGAAACCTAAACCTTATTGTACAGTTAAATATCAGCAGCCCGAAATTAAAAATCCTGATTGTCTCGGTTATTGATAATGAAGAGATTGTGCTTAAGACCATCAAAGCTGGAGCCAAAGGTTTTCTCGGAAAAGACGCGGATCGGAATAGTTTGATGGAAGCAATTTACACACTGCGTAACGGGCATGATTATTATAGTAAATCAATTACACATTTGTTGCTGAACCGCTATATTTCTGGTCTTAAAGCCGACGAACTGAGTCAAAGCGCCGACCTTGCCAATTTGAGCTCGCGCCAAGTGGAGATCCTCAAACTTTGGGGCGAAAGCCAAACCAACCAGGAAATTGCCGACCGCTTTTTTATCAGCGTCCGTACGGTTGAATCGCATAAGAACCACATCATGCAAAAACTCAACCTAAAAAGTACCGTTGATTTGGTGAAGTTCGCGATTAAAAACAATATAATAGAAATATGA
- a CDS encoding PEP/pyruvate-binding domain-containing protein, with product MSKNSDPFLPGSKILHLKDLTFRMIEILDKEEDLKQALQKVCDAIAGNSIPNNSISVCISFDGQIFKNQSFDETLVMAKRDFELPDRKKGIVELYLFHQIISGTSGWVIEVAESTLQMITTLLIGIISKIQLGTLAFNMGERQKELKGINRTSEILKSGKTLEDSLQEICSILPESWQFPGETVARISYDKNVFQSRHFRETRWRMVQGFDAPGRKEGTIEIFYLKQFPDADEGPFLKEERELLVNLANLIAGSATHDVFNKLQHENVERLKELKAINQTTLIIDEGKSVDETLMEICAILPKSWQYPKYTVARIRFEGKHYLSPNFTETAWLQTESFVTIDNKKGSIEIFYLKQFPKEDEGPFLHEERNLLTNIARLISGYLNNYKGREIIHRKGIPAQVIYPSDEFRNSLIKDKKPLQLYFNQQAIDKYVYLDMMKYKIKHILFVATLYDAFTLENEDSFFEKFMGEAYQYSLFSVPRITGVSTAEEALSLLETTNFDLVILMAGMDRTAPILLSEQIKIRNEALPIYLLLNKKSDIKYFEELVPTIRSVDKLFVWNGDSLILFAIVKSTEDKVNVENDTKIGLVRVILLIEDSPLYYSKYLQFLYDIVFGQVQQLLPEFEKNELDKISKMRSRPKILLARNYEEAIAIFNKYKDFLLCVISDVEFDRGGKLDNHAGVSFIKYVKSHISKLPIILQSSEIRNEQVARDLEVTFINKNSETLLNDLKHYLTRYLGFGNFVFRDKEGNKIGVAKSLREFETLLQEVPDESLFLHASENQLSIWLMSRGEIQLARMLNPVSANTFKDMDEMRKFFLDSIKHYREDKKKGKILSFDETSSLDEKNIVSFSGGSLGGKGRGLAFINTLIYNLNFPTLANRINILAPITVVIGTNEFQHFITKNKLFDKILDPDISYAELRRHFVDAHLSISLLKKLRVFVSQIDKPIAVRSSSLSEDSITQPFAGVFDTYIIPNYTVNKKIILERLSTAIKLVYASTFSEKARNYFSIINHKIEEEKMAVVLQELVGNQYGDFYYPHISGVAQSYNYYPVANMKPEEGFAVAAVGLGTYVVDGWKSFRFSPKYPKVCIHSIKDLLNNSQVQFYALDCRDKNFDFLENGELAALKLMDISEAEKHGTLNHCVSVYNPNNDRIEPGLSAYGPRIVNFADILLYNYIPLAETISILLNTIKEAFGSPVEIEYAVDLERTKNGLPTFYLLQIKPLIGNQILRNIVIDQLDQSQMVLYTRSSLGNGEIKDIRDVIYVDNTTFSKLKTIEMAAEIEQLNNQMIKNKRHYVLIGPGRWGSQDRFVGIPVNWSQISNAKVIVEVSLGNFPLESSLGSHFFHNVTSMNIGYFSVLHSSPTDFVRWEMLKKLKVISDTKYFKHVRFKNPLTILMDGKLKTSAIIINHD from the coding sequence ATGTCTAAAAATTCAGATCCGTTTCTGCCAGGAAGTAAGATCCTTCATCTGAAGGATCTTACTTTCCGGATGATTGAAATTCTTGATAAGGAAGAGGATTTAAAACAAGCATTACAAAAAGTTTGTGACGCTATTGCCGGAAATTCCATCCCCAATAATTCTATTTCGGTATGCATTTCGTTTGATGGTCAAATCTTTAAAAACCAATCATTCGATGAAACTTTGGTGATGGCAAAACGCGATTTTGAATTGCCAGATCGTAAAAAGGGAATTGTTGAACTGTATCTTTTCCATCAAATTATTTCCGGTACATCTGGATGGGTTATTGAAGTAGCTGAATCGACACTGCAAATGATAACCACTTTGCTCATTGGAATTATCTCAAAAATCCAACTTGGAACATTGGCCTTTAATATGGGGGAGCGCCAAAAAGAGTTAAAAGGTATAAATCGGACTTCGGAGATCCTTAAGAGTGGAAAAACGCTCGAAGATTCGTTGCAGGAAATCTGTTCTATTTTGCCTGAATCGTGGCAATTCCCGGGCGAAACTGTTGCCCGGATCAGTTACGATAAAAATGTCTTTCAGAGTCGTCATTTCAGGGAAACAAGATGGAGAATGGTTCAGGGTTTTGACGCGCCCGGAAGAAAAGAAGGAACGATTGAGATTTTTTATCTGAAGCAGTTCCCGGATGCCGATGAAGGTCCTTTCTTAAAAGAAGAACGGGAATTGCTCGTTAATCTGGCAAACCTGATTGCTGGATCGGCAACCCATGACGTATTCAACAAGCTTCAGCACGAGAACGTGGAACGCTTAAAAGAACTAAAGGCCATCAACCAAACAACCCTTATTATTGACGAAGGCAAATCGGTGGATGAAACTTTGATGGAAATATGTGCCATTCTACCTAAGTCGTGGCAATATCCAAAATATACGGTGGCACGCATCCGGTTTGAAGGGAAACATTATCTGAGTCCCAATTTTACAGAAACAGCCTGGTTGCAAACCGAGAGTTTTGTGACCATCGACAATAAAAAGGGCTCGATTGAGATTTTTTACCTGAAACAATTTCCGAAAGAAGACGAAGGGCCTTTTTTGCATGAAGAGCGCAATCTGCTGACGAATATTGCCAGGCTGATCAGTGGATACCTGAATAATTATAAGGGCCGAGAAATCATTCACCGGAAAGGGATTCCAGCTCAAGTTATTTATCCTTCCGATGAATTCAGAAACTCGCTGATCAAAGACAAAAAGCCGCTTCAGCTATATTTTAACCAGCAAGCTATCGACAAGTACGTTTATCTCGACATGATGAAGTACAAAATCAAGCATATCCTTTTTGTGGCCACTTTGTACGATGCTTTTACCCTTGAAAATGAAGACTCGTTTTTTGAGAAATTTATGGGGGAAGCTTATCAATACAGCCTGTTTTCAGTTCCACGAATAACAGGGGTATCTACTGCCGAAGAAGCGCTCAGTTTGCTCGAAACTACTAATTTTGATCTGGTTATCTTAATGGCAGGAATGGATCGTACAGCACCAATTCTTTTAAGTGAGCAGATTAAAATCAGGAATGAGGCGCTTCCCATTTACTTGCTCCTGAATAAAAAAAGCGACATCAAATACTTTGAGGAGTTGGTGCCTACAATTCGGTCGGTTGATAAATTGTTCGTATGGAATGGCGATTCGCTAATTCTTTTTGCCATCGTAAAGTCAACTGAAGACAAAGTGAATGTTGAAAACGATACTAAGATCGGTTTGGTTCGTGTCATTTTGTTGATCGAAGATTCGCCACTTTATTATTCCAAATACCTTCAGTTTTTGTACGACATTGTTTTTGGACAAGTACAACAATTGTTGCCCGAATTTGAGAAGAACGAGCTCGATAAGATTTCGAAAATGAGGTCGAGACCCAAAATACTGTTGGCCAGGAATTATGAAGAAGCAATTGCCATTTTTAATAAATACAAAGACTTTTTACTCTGTGTAATTTCGGATGTAGAATTCGATCGTGGTGGAAAACTGGACAATCACGCTGGTGTGAGTTTTATTAAATACGTCAAATCGCACATTTCAAAGCTTCCTATTATTTTGCAATCGTCAGAAATACGTAACGAACAGGTTGCCAGGGATCTTGAAGTAACTTTTATCAACAAAAATTCGGAAACATTACTGAACGATCTCAAACATTACCTAACCAGATATTTGGGCTTCGGGAATTTTGTGTTCCGTGATAAAGAGGGGAATAAAATAGGAGTGGCCAAATCGTTGCGCGAGTTCGAAACCCTGCTTCAGGAAGTTCCCGACGAGTCGCTTTTCCTTCATGCATCTGAAAATCAATTGTCAATATGGCTAATGTCGCGTGGTGAAATTCAACTTGCACGAATGCTCAACCCTGTATCGGCCAATACGTTCAAAGACATGGACGAGATGCGGAAGTTTTTTCTGGATAGCATTAAACATTATAGGGAAGATAAAAAGAAGGGGAAAATCCTGAGTTTTGATGAAACATCAAGCCTTGACGAAAAAAATATCGTGTCTTTCTCCGGAGGTTCGCTCGGAGGAAAGGGGCGTGGCCTGGCATTTATCAACACGCTGATTTACAATCTAAATTTTCCGACACTCGCCAACCGGATAAATATTCTTGCCCCAATTACGGTGGTGATCGGTACGAATGAATTTCAGCATTTCATCACGAAAAATAAGTTGTTCGATAAAATTTTAGATCCTGATATTTCGTATGCCGAATTGCGGCGCCATTTTGTGGATGCTCATTTATCGATTTCGCTCCTGAAAAAATTACGGGTTTTTGTCTCGCAAATCGACAAACCGATTGCCGTACGGTCATCTAGCTTGTCCGAAGATTCGATCACACAGCCATTTGCTGGAGTTTTCGATACCTATATTATTCCGAATTACACTGTCAATAAAAAGATAATCCTTGAACGGCTTTCAACGGCAATCAAACTGGTTTATGCTTCCACTTTTTCAGAGAAAGCCCGGAACTATTTTTCGATTATCAATCACAAAATTGAAGAAGAAAAGATGGCAGTCGTGCTTCAGGAGTTGGTTGGGAACCAATACGGCGACTTTTATTATCCGCATATCAGTGGGGTTGCCCAGTCGTACAATTATTATCCGGTAGCCAATATGAAACCGGAAGAAGGTTTTGCCGTTGCAGCAGTTGGCCTGGGAACCTATGTGGTGGATGGGTGGAAATCGTTCCGTTTTTCGCCCAAATATCCCAAAGTTTGCATTCACAGCATTAAAGATTTACTGAATAACTCACAGGTACAGTTTTACGCGCTCGACTGCCGGGATAAGAATTTTGATTTTCTGGAAAATGGTGAACTGGCCGCTCTAAAACTAATGGATATCAGCGAGGCAGAGAAGCATGGAACGCTGAATCACTGTGTTTCGGTGTACAATCCGAATAACGACCGTATTGAACCTGGCTTGAGCGCTTATGGCCCACGAATTGTAAATTTTGCCGATATTCTGCTGTACAACTATATACCGCTGGCCGAAACCATCAGTATTTTGCTGAATACCATTAAAGAAGCTTTTGGTTCTCCAGTCGAGATTGAATATGCTGTTGACCTCGAACGTACAAAGAACGGTTTGCCAACGTTTTATCTGCTTCAGATTAAACCATTGATAGGCAATCAAATTTTGCGAAATATTGTGATCGATCAGTTGGACCAATCACAAATGGTTTTATATACACGGTCGAGCTTGGGTAATGGCGAAATAAAGGATATCCGGGATGTAATTTATGTGGATAACACTACATTCAGCAAACTGAAAACGATTGAAATGGCAGCCGAAATTGAACAATTGAATAACCAGATGATCAAAAATAAACGACACTATGTTTTGATCGGACCTGGCCGCTGGGGAAGTCAGGATCGGTTTGTTGGAATTCCGGTAAACTGGTCACAAATATCGAATGCCAAAGTCATCGTGGAAGTAAGCCTCGGTAATTTCCCGCTGGAATCATCATTGGGGTCGCACTTTTTCCACAATGTAACCTCAATGAATATTGGGTACTTTTCGGTTCTGCATTCCTCGCCTACCGATTTCGTGCGCTGGGAAATGTTGAAGAAACTGAAAGTAATAAGTGATACCAAATATTTCAAACACGTTCGTTTTAAGAATCCGCTGACCATTTTAATGGACGGAAAGTTAAAGACTTCAGCAATAATTATTAATCATGATTGA
- a CDS encoding winged helix DNA-binding protein: MGNKYAVLKQLIDLYESFELENNQLDVLNFAEWIVSKSHEEPELQEKIADKKISARNPGASVPFKNHFDDKIRFLEAAAGIARYHESYIRKALKDMVINSRLEFLFLQAVDMLERAKKTDLINIYHLEYTTGMDTIRRLINNGLLFEIQDETDKRIKLLIMSDQGRVVYEQAQKRISDESTMFFTAISDNKWKKVLPVLEEIDDFHNEVFQKHNAKPFAELSNLMDSLKHLYK; the protein is encoded by the coding sequence ATGGGAAATAAGTATGCTGTTCTAAAACAGTTGATTGACCTTTATGAAAGTTTTGAACTTGAGAATAATCAATTAGATGTTCTGAATTTTGCCGAGTGGATTGTAAGTAAATCTCACGAAGAACCTGAACTTCAGGAGAAAATAGCAGATAAAAAAATATCAGCTCGTAATCCGGGAGCTTCAGTCCCTTTTAAAAATCATTTTGATGATAAAATCAGGTTTCTGGAAGCTGCTGCCGGAATTGCCAGGTATCATGAATCTTATATACGGAAAGCGCTGAAAGATATGGTAATCAATTCTCGTTTGGAATTTCTATTCCTACAGGCAGTTGATATGTTGGAAAGAGCAAAGAAGACCGATCTGATCAATATTTATCATCTGGAATATACGACTGGTATGGATACAATCAGGCGTTTGATTAATAACGGTTTACTATTCGAGATACAGGATGAAACAGACAAAAGAATTAAACTGCTTATAATGTCTGATCAGGGAAGAGTTGTTTATGAGCAAGCCCAAAAGCGAATAAGTGATGAAAGCACAATGTTCTTTACTGCAATAAGTGATAATAAATGGAAGAAAGTTTTGCCAGTTTTGGAAGAAATTGATGATTTTCATAACGAAGTTTTCCAAAAGCATAACGCAAAACCTTTTGCCGAATTGTCGAATTTAATGGATTCGCTCAAGCATTTGTATAAATAA
- a CDS encoding GreA/GreB family elongation factor, giving the protein MLKLLIFKEFEVKETQNKSVTYSDYFRLMDMIKTDVGKEEVYPKRLHYLFLALTFSVKFASNQIPENFVRMNSTVLITNSELIKQRIRIVYPGEVKSNDDYSIYSLMGLVCLGHQEQDIVTYMDGEKVKQLRIEKIISH; this is encoded by the coding sequence ATGTTAAAACTATTAATATTTAAAGAATTTGAGGTTAAAGAAACTCAAAATAAGTCGGTAACCTATTCTGATTACTTCAGGCTAATGGATATGATAAAGACTGATGTTGGGAAAGAAGAGGTTTATCCAAAGCGATTACATTATCTTTTTCTGGCTTTGACCTTTAGTGTCAAATTTGCATCAAATCAAATTCCTGAGAATTTTGTCAGGATGAATTCGACTGTATTGATAACCAATTCAGAACTCATAAAACAACGAATACGGATTGTATATCCCGGAGAAGTGAAATCGAACGATGATTATTCAATTTATAGCTTGATGGGATTAGTTTGTTTGGGACATCAAGAACAAGATATTGTAACTTACATGGATGGAGAAAAAGTAAAGCAACTCAGAATAGAAAAAATTATTTCACATTAA
- a CDS encoding GreA/GreB family elongation factor, with protein sequence MKRNIIITDYDYVRLGNLIGSIKKAKNEELSNLTILCEEIARAERVNPKEIEPDFVTMNSQVEVIDLDNGKVMTIKLVYPKDADFRKGNISILSLLGSALLGYRVGSIIKFDAPLGEKRIRIKSIIYQPEANGVFDV encoded by the coding sequence ATGAAAAGGAACATTATTATTACTGATTACGACTATGTTAGACTAGGCAATCTGATTGGTTCGATTAAGAAAGCTAAAAATGAAGAGCTCAGTAACCTAACCATTTTATGCGAAGAGATTGCTCGTGCCGAAAGGGTAAATCCGAAAGAAATTGAACCTGACTTTGTAACCATGAACTCTCAAGTTGAGGTAATTGATTTAGATAACGGAAAAGTGATGACTATAAAGCTTGTGTATCCTAAAGATGCCGATTTTAGAAAGGGAAATATTTCCATTCTCTCACTTTTAGGTAGCGCGCTATTGGGTTACAGGGTTGGAAGCATCATAAAGTTTGATGCCCCTTTGGGCGAAAAAAGAATTAGAATTAAAAGCATTATTTATCAACCCGAAGCAAATGGGGTTTTTGATGTTTAG
- a CDS encoding GreA/GreB family elongation factor: MIISTLDSELLRKCIRAVEGRHTTRFDEIQLLKRKISSAYKVNPQDVPRDIVTMNSFVELQRCNTNTTFIIKLVFPEFENIKESKISIFSALGTAIFSEKVGGEVVYKTWKNENHIKITDVIFQPEANGNYYVDKHDYGYF, translated from the coding sequence ATGATTATCTCAACTTTAGATTCCGAGTTGCTGAGGAAATGCATTCGAGCTGTTGAAGGTCGGCACACAACCAGATTTGATGAGATACAGTTATTAAAAAGGAAAATCTCGTCAGCATATAAGGTAAATCCTCAGGATGTGCCGCGAGATATTGTTACAATGAACTCTTTTGTAGAGCTTCAACGTTGCAATACAAATACAACATTTATCATAAAACTTGTATTTCCTGAATTTGAAAATATAAAGGAAAGCAAGATTTCTATTTTTTCTGCTCTGGGGACAGCTATTTTCTCCGAAAAAGTCGGAGGTGAAGTAGTGTACAAGACTTGGAAAAATGAGAACCACATCAAAATCACCGATGTGATATTTCAACCGGAAGCAAATGGAAATTACTATGTCGATAAACACGATTATGGTTATTTCTGA
- a CDS encoding cytochrome d ubiquinol oxidase subunit II, with amino-acid sequence MTEFIVFVLAIAILLYVLLGGADFGAGIVELVSGKKGMDTISKAIAPVWEANHVWLILAVVIIFNGFPKVFATLTTYLHIPVFIVLLGIIFRGTAFTFRYYDTANDNTHKYYTQFFRISSLLTPFFLGVTLGAIMMGKIPSHVEGIFYDSFIQPWFNLFAFTTGIFLTILFAWLAAIYLLGESNDKQSYLTFSRTARILFVLLVVSGLGVFVASELYELNFFSRFIHSPVAIICVVIATVVIPFLWQQIKRHNILVSRFLAGVQTACILTGWFAIQFPVMVYLADGSHLTIWNSRAPEKTMTLLVYALIAGILLIFPAFAYLFKVFKFRQDKQQ; translated from the coding sequence ATGACTGAATTTATCGTTTTTGTTTTGGCTATAGCAATCCTGTTATACGTGTTGCTGGGTGGCGCTGATTTTGGTGCCGGAATTGTTGAACTGGTTTCAGGCAAGAAGGGAATGGATACTATTTCGAAGGCAATAGCACCGGTTTGGGAAGCCAACCATGTATGGCTTATTTTGGCTGTTGTAATTATTTTTAATGGATTTCCGAAGGTTTTTGCGACACTTACAACCTATCTGCACATCCCGGTTTTCATTGTATTGCTGGGCATTATTTTTCGGGGTACCGCCTTTACCTTCCGGTATTACGATACGGCTAACGACAATACCCACAAGTATTACACGCAGTTCTTCCGGATATCAAGTTTGTTAACTCCTTTTTTCCTGGGCGTTACGCTTGGAGCAATCATGATGGGAAAAATTCCGTCGCACGTCGAAGGAATTTTTTACGATTCGTTCATTCAGCCCTGGTTCAATCTTTTCGCTTTTACAACTGGTATTTTTCTGACTATCCTATTCGCATGGCTTGCAGCAATCTATCTTTTGGGCGAATCCAATGACAAACAATCTTACCTGACTTTTTCGAGGACAGCACGCATTCTCTTCGTGCTGCTCGTTGTTTCCGGATTGGGGGTCTTCGTGGCGTCAGAATTATACGAACTTAATTTCTTTAGCCGCTTTATCCATTCTCCCGTTGCTATTATCTGCGTAGTTATTGCTACGGTAGTCATTCCCTTCTTGTGGCAACAAATAAAACGACACAACATATTAGTAAGCAGATTTTTGGCAGGAGTGCAAACAGCCTGTATTTTAACTGGTTGGTTTGCCATTCAGTTTCCGGTTATGGTTTATCTGGCCGACGGATCGCATTTGACGATCTGGAACAGTCGGGCCCCGGAAAAAACGATGACTTTGCTTGTTTACGCATTAATTGCCGGTATCTTATTGATATTTCCTGCCTTTGCTTATTTGTTTAAGGTGTTCAAGTTCAGGCAGGATAAACAGCAATAA
- the ric gene encoding iron-sulfur cluster repair di-iron protein yields the protein MKISQNTSIGELVKLNFKTASVFQDNNIDFCCGGDKTISEACKNAGLDPEKLIGQLELIAEQNDADSQYINGLSLEELSNYIVKRHHSYVRESIPQLQKNLEKICQVHGSHHPELFEINSLFTESSGDLTMHMQKEELMLFPFIRRLELSSKNGAALPNSPFGPVSNPISMMVAEHQQEGDRFEQISKLSENYTLPEDACTTYEITLRQLRDFENDLHRHIHLENNILFPKAIELEKNLTT from the coding sequence ATGAAAATATCACAGAATACTTCAATAGGAGAATTGGTAAAGTTAAATTTTAAAACCGCCTCCGTCTTTCAGGATAATAACATTGACTTTTGTTGTGGCGGGGACAAAACCATTTCAGAAGCATGTAAAAATGCAGGCTTAGATCCTGAAAAACTGATAGGCCAGCTGGAATTAATTGCTGAACAAAACGATGCAGACTCACAATATATCAATGGGTTGAGCCTTGAGGAACTTAGTAATTATATCGTCAAAAGACATCATAGTTATGTACGGGAAAGCATACCCCAGCTTCAGAAAAATCTTGAAAAAATCTGTCAGGTACATGGAAGCCATCACCCTGAATTGTTCGAAATAAACAGCTTATTTACAGAATCTTCAGGTGACTTGACCATGCACATGCAAAAGGAAGAACTGATGCTCTTCCCTTTTATCCGGAGGCTGGAACTATCATCGAAGAATGGAGCAGCTTTGCCCAATAGTCCTTTTGGCCCGGTTTCCAACCCGATCTCTATGATGGTGGCAGAACATCAGCAGGAAGGCGACCGTTTTGAGCAGATTTCAAAACTCTCAGAAAATTATACGCTTCCTGAAGACGCCTGCACTACTTATGAAATCACCCTGAGGCAACTTCGGGATTTCGAGAACGATTTGCATAGGCACATCCATCTGGAGAACAATATTTTGTTTCCAAAAGCTATCGAATTGGAGAAAAATTTAACGACATGA